TATCGATTTTGATATAAGCTCCACGCGGGCGTCCGAGTGTATCTGTGCCTACGAAGGCTGTGGTATCGGTTGCACGAAAACGGTCGGCGCCGGCATTGCGCAAACTCTCACGACCGCGTTCGGTCAGCAGAAAATCAATGGGTGAATTTTCATCGTCTGATTCAGAAATAAATGTGGCTTGAAAGTTGATGCGCTCATCGAGAAGAGAAGTTTGAACTTTGCTAGACAGAAAATTTCGTGGATAGAGTCGTTCCGTGAATTGAAAGTCGACAGTAATACGCGATTGCTGTGTGATGAGGCGGCGCGGCTGAAAATAGATTTCACCTGTAGCGTATTCAATAACGTAGTCGTTGTTTTGTCCGCGCACCATAAGCTCACCATTGACATAGACACGCTCTGTGCCGGCAAGCACAATGATGAACGGCTCACCATTTGCACCAGTTAAGCGATAAGGACCTTGCACGCCATCACGACCATTGAATTGGTTGATATTGAAACGACCTCGTGCATTAGCAAAGCCAAAGAGTGCGGATGCTGAGCCAACATTGCCAAATTGCACTTTACCTTCAGCTTTGCCGCCTTGTAAGCGTCGCTCGATATTGGCGAACTCTGTTCCACCAAGCGAAAGATTAAAGTCGCCGATGGTCGCTTTGGCTTGCTCGGAGCGAATTTCAACGAAGACGCGATCGAATTCTTGAAGTGTTTGCGTATTGCCTTCAGGCTGAATGGGGGTGTTCTCATCGGTAAGCGCAGCTGCAATTTCAACGCCGGGGGCAACTGTGCCTTCCAGTTGTAAGCGCAAGCCGGATGTGATGTTCAAGTCTTGATTTGAGCCCACACTAATGCCTCGCACCAAACTGCCTGAACGACGCAGGTTCGTGCCTGCAAAAATGTCATCCAATTGCAAGCTGGCAGATTGAGCTGCCCGTGCACGCAGCGTATCGCTTTGCAACATGGAGTCAGCAGCGGTCTGAAAGAGAATTTCACGGCGCATGTATTCACGCTTCAAAGTAAAGGGCAAGGCGCGATAACGAATCTCTAAGCGATGCACCAAAGTATCTCGGAACAGATAACGCAAGTATAAGATGCCGCGTGTCTCATCGAGTCGGTAACGTGTGGAATCGACGGGGAGGTTATCAAAGAAAATTTTTTCTGTACCTCGGAAAATAAATTCATCGGGGAGCTTTAGAGAATCAATTGGCGCTGTAAAGAGCGTAAGGATTTTTTCGCTGCCCTGTTGCTCTATGCGCGCAAATTTTGGGGCAGGACACAGGGTATCGTGCTGTGGCGATTGTGCCCAAAGGTTAATGTTCGCGTGTAGCAGAAAAAGAAGTAGGACAAGTTGCCAAAGAGGAGGCACAAAGTTAGGGCATTGGGCAAAATTTAGATGCAACGCTTTGAACTTGATGCACTCTGCAATGAGTCAGTAGAAATTGAATTTGTCAGGTGAAATTAGCATTTGCGTTTAGACAAATTCAAGCCCAAAAGAATGAGGCATGGCAAAACGCAAGCTGGCAATTACTTCATCAAAATCATCTTACGCGTCTCTGCCCCTGTAGCTGTTTGAAGCCGATAGAGATAAGTACCGCTTGAGAGATCGAACTCGCTGGCATTGAAGATGTACTTGTGCACACCAGCAGGCTGGTTATCGTAGCGTATGCGCGTAATTTCATTGCCCAGCATGTTGTAAATGATGAGTTCAACCGATGAGGGAGCGAAGAGTTCGTAAGTGATGATCGTCGTAGGGTTAAACGGATTTGGCACATTTTGATGCAGCACAAACTGTTTTGTTTCGCCAAGTCCCACTTTCAGCATTTGTGAAAGCACAGATGCACGCCCTGGCGTATTGATGCGAATGCGGTAAAAGCCAACTTTCAGTGTGGCATCACTTAGTCGGTCGGTGAAGCGGTAATAGGGCTGCGTGCTTGAAATTTCGATTGTGCCGATACTTTGAAAGTTAACCCCATCGGTGCTGCGTTCAATAGTAAAACTTGAGGCATTTGACTGACCTGCAAACTCCCAGCTCAGTTGCACCGTGCCATTTTGCAAATCGGCACGCAGGTTTCGCAGTCTTGCTACACTAGCCAGCGAGGCACGGACGAGTTCGAGGCGCGAGCCAGAGAGCAAGCTGCGTACCATAGGTGAAAATGATTCTGAAACCAGCAGTGAGGGACCAGTCTCTTGCTCCAAAACTTCTGGCGAAGCCAGTTCTTGTGCAGACTTCGCGCGTCGATAGAGTTTGAACTCGTCGAGCTCGCCATGAAAGAATTTTTCTCGTCCTGCGCGCGAGCCCAGATAAAGCACCGTGCGCCGTTCCACTGATGGCGTGAATGCCGCGCGATGCACTTGCGTCTGCACACTGTCATGTAGTCTACCGTCCACAAAAAGGCGCATGATGGCTTGTGCGCTGTCGTGTGTAATTGCGCAATGGTGCCAGCTGCCATCTCCGACGATCGACAGGCTTACAAGGCGCGAGAAGGAAAACGGCGTTCCCAAAAATGCCCCAATCCGACCATCTGCAAGTAGCTCGACTTCGAGTGCGTAGGCATCTGTTACGACGCCAGACCAAGTCGAGAGCACGATGCGACTTAGTGCGGTGGTGCGCAACCAAAATTCTACTGTGAAATTGCGCTGCAATGACACTTGAGCGGCGCGTGTGTTAGAAAGAAACACCTGTGATTGGTTCAGGGAATCGAAGAGTGCGGCAAAGTTTTCGTATCGCCGCTTGGGCTGTATGGTCAAATTTAGCGAAACTTGGGCGCGCGCCACAGCGCAGAGTGAATCGAGAAGTGCTGGACGAAATTCGCGCAGATGCAGGTGCATTAAATAGGCTTGGAGGCGCTCGGTACGTTCTGCAAAAGATTCACTTGCGCGCAAGGTCAGCACAAGCAAGAGTGGGGCGGAAAGTGGCTCCGATGCCAAGCACACTGTGTTGATGCGACTGCGGCTATTTGGAAAATTTTTTATGGAAAATCTCACTGGCGATTCTGCTGTGCTCACACGCAAGAGCTGCATCCCACGTGGCAATTCCAGAGCCAGTGCATTGAGCGTATCGAAGGGAGAAGTTTGAACCATGAAGAATGCATTAAACTCTTCTCCATCAACAGCTGTAGCGGGCGCATGCGATAAAACCAGTGCTGTCTGTGCTGCAACAGGCAAATTAAGCCCAAAGTGCACAAAAAAAAGTAGAGGGAAAAGACAGTGGTAGCGTAGAGAATGTTTCATGCAGTTTCAGTGAGTTACTTTCCCATCAAAATAACTCCCGATGTCGGTGCAATATACAACTTTCCCGAAACCTCGTGCGCTTTCTCCAGACTAACTTCCTTAGCGTTACCAATCATGAACCACTTGCCGCTGGGCACAACAAATTCAGCCAATCGGTGAGGGTGTGCATTGCAGACGACGATAAAATCCTCATTAGCTTGTAGCCCGTAGGTGCGGTAAGGCTCCGTGTTTCGCTGAAACATGGCTTGGGCAAACTTGCGTGCATTCAAGCGGAAAGCCAGCACGAGGGCGTTGTTGGTATCCAGAAATTCAATTGCAGAGAACGGTGCGGCATGAAAAATCGGGTAGCGTTTGCGCAATGCAATTAGCCCTTTGTAGTAGTCATAAAGTTCAGTGTTGAGCGCAAGGTGATCGTAGTTGAGATAGTTCGTTTCATTGTCTTTTTCGTAACTATTGTGATCAATTTTACCGACATTTGGATCAGGTGCATCGGTAGGGGCGATTACTTTGCTGCGTGCATATTCTTGTCCTTCATGAATCATTGTAATGCCTTGTGCTGTGAAAAGTAAAAGTGCCGCTAATTTGTTGAGTGCCAGCGATTTTGGCGAGAGTTTAGCATGTCTATCACGATCCGTGATGCGCGTCTCATGTTCTACTTCGTGTGTAGCAAGGCGGATAAAATCGCCGAGGGTATGGTCGTCATGCGATTCAAGATAATTGACGCTATGTGTTGGCGCATGAAACAGTCCGCCAAACTCGCGTAGTGTGCCAACCACATAATTGCGCAGCGTGTGGGGCGAGTTCTGTCCTTGAAACTTGCCAAAGATAAACCCATGCCCGTTGTCCGGATTTTGACCTTTGAACCCGTTGCGAATTTGATCGTTCCATGCTGCCCACCCTACATCGCTAAAGCGGTGCGGTTCATACTTGCCACCGCCCCATGGCTCGGCAATGAGAATGACATTCGGATTGATCTTTCGTGCTTCGACTGCAATTTGGCGGCGTGTCTCATCGTCAATCATGGCAGCTAAATCAAAGCGGAAGCCATCGATGTGATATTCCGTCATCCAATACTTGATGCAATCCAAAATCATTTTGCGTGCCATCGGACGCTCGGTCTTGAAG
The [Chlorobium] sp. 445 genome window above contains:
- a CDS encoding pullulanase — translated: MQSHQSVSLTGLGSFLDAVYTSKIVALCTMLILTAFYDAVAQRNPALARLRNHQATLDSFYSDKEMGCIVADGKTTFRLFAPRATQVNLVLYEQHNSPKGEEIPMQCDEQGVWEHVAMGELYGKFYGYRVFGEAGKGEMFNPDIVIADPYSKAVCTRNNFRRYPARTLIANLNYDWQGDTWVIAPDHTALIIYEAHVRDLTAHPSSGVEAKGTYAGLVEDGKRGGLRHLKDLGINAIELLPVQSFGTIELPFQDSSVVKLGYPINTWNPYARNHWGYMTSYFFAPEAYYSRGCSVIPEAYNGMDANPVKEFKDMVKALHKEGIAVILDVVFNHVSQYDYNPFKYIDKFYYFHLDSEGNFLSQSGCGNDFKTERPMARKMILDCIKYWMTEYHIDGFRFDLAAMIDDETRRQIAVEARKINPNVILIAEPWGGGKYEPHRFSDVGWAAWNDQIRNGFKGQNPDNGHGFIFGKFQGQNSPHTLRNYVVGTLREFGGLFHAPTHSVNYLESHDDHTLGDFIRLATHEVEHETRITDRDRHAKLSPKSLALNKLAALLLFTAQGITMIHEGQEYARSKVIAPTDAPDPNVGKIDHNSYEKDNETNYLNYDHLALNTELYDYYKGLIALRKRYPIFHAAPFSAIEFLDTNNALVLAFRLNARKFAQAMFQRNTEPYRTYGLQANEDFIVVCNAHPHRLAEFVVPSGKWFMIGNAKEVSLEKAHEVSGKLYIAPTSGVILMGK